From the genome of Leptotrichia trevisanii DSM 22070:
TCATATAGCATTTCTGCTCCAGCTGTAACTAATAGCTCTTTCCTTTGTTGCTCGCCCAAACCATCTAAAAGTTCAAAATCACCAACAATAGATATTTTTATTTCTTTATATTCATCTGATATTTCAATTCCTAGTTTTACTTTTCCCACTTCTTCATTTGAACCAACACTCAAATTTATTTTACCATCTTTCTTTTCTTGAATATCCGTTAAATGTTTCATTGAAACTTCACT
Proteins encoded in this window:
- a CDS encoding protein-export chaperone SecB, with protein sequence MDKITLTNYFVSEVSMKHLTDIQEKKDGKINLSVGSNEEVGKVKLGIEISDEYKEIKISIVGDFELLDGLGEQQRKELLVTAGAEMLYEYVKSYVASMTMFDKIPVMVNLPDVDFKKMYEDNNKK